A window from Microbacterium ginsengiterrae encodes these proteins:
- a CDS encoding SIS domain-containing protein: MPTSATTAIHQRRSTLTPTEQRIAAHVLSDPSRAVEHSITQLAVASGTSVASIARFTQSVGFSGYPDFRLALAKELDRDESARQRFQVSAGDVDRDDDAVTTVRKIAFAEASAIELTARQIDVAELERCAQAIRAARRIDIYGSASTGLAAHDFEQKLHRAGLIAQARTDQHLALTGAALLCARDVAIAISHSGRTLGIVQSAQVAAGAGATTIALTNNPESPLARACDLVLVTAVSESTFRSGAMSSRIAQLAVLDFLFARIAQADYDTIADNLQRTYDAVTTHRID; this comes from the coding sequence GTGCCCACCAGCGCCACGACCGCCATCCACCAGCGGCGGTCCACACTGACGCCGACAGAGCAGCGCATCGCCGCGCACGTCCTGTCGGATCCCAGTCGTGCCGTGGAGCACTCGATCACTCAGCTGGCCGTCGCCAGCGGTACCTCGGTGGCGAGCATCGCGCGCTTCACGCAGAGCGTCGGGTTCTCGGGATACCCGGATTTCCGCCTCGCGCTGGCGAAGGAATTGGACCGCGACGAATCCGCCCGGCAGCGGTTCCAGGTGTCTGCGGGTGACGTCGACCGCGACGACGATGCGGTCACGACCGTCCGCAAGATCGCGTTCGCGGAGGCATCCGCCATCGAGCTCACCGCCCGTCAGATCGACGTCGCCGAGCTCGAGCGTTGCGCGCAGGCGATCAGGGCGGCGCGGCGCATCGACATCTACGGGTCCGCGTCCACCGGCCTGGCCGCGCACGACTTCGAGCAGAAGCTGCACCGGGCGGGACTGATCGCGCAGGCCCGCACCGACCAGCACCTCGCTCTCACCGGCGCGGCGCTCCTGTGCGCGCGGGATGTCGCGATCGCGATCTCCCACTCCGGGCGGACACTCGGGATCGTCCAGTCCGCGCAGGTCGCGGCCGGGGCCGGCGCGACGACGATCGCCCTCACGAACAACCCCGAGTCCCCGCTCGCACGCGCCTGCGATCTCGTGCTGGTCACCGCCGTGTCCGAGTCGACCTTCCGCTCCGGAGCGATGTCCAGCCGCATCGCCCAGCTCGCCGTGCTCGACTTCCTCTTCGCCCGCATCGCGCAGGCGGACTACGACACCATCGCCGACAATCTGCAGCGCACCTACGACGCTGTCACCACCCACAGAATCGACTGA
- a CDS encoding sulfite exporter TauE/SafE family protein, with translation MLVFVVIAAFGAGWIDAVVGGGGLLQLPALLLIPGIAPVQALATNKLASVFGTATSSVTYYRRAKPDIRTALPMAAIALAGSFGGAAVATVLPPAAFKPIIVVALLAVALFTVFRPQMGAATRLRFSGRRHHIMAGAAGLVIGFYDGMIGPGTGTFLVITLVALMGYDFLQASAKAKIVNLATNAGALLLFIPHGSVLWLLGGILAVANVAGSYLGSRMAISRGTKFIRVVFLIVVVALIGKLGVDVWNENIIPGLALLR, from the coding sequence ATGCTCGTCTTCGTCGTCATCGCCGCCTTCGGGGCCGGCTGGATCGACGCCGTCGTCGGCGGTGGAGGGCTGCTGCAACTGCCGGCGCTGCTGCTGATCCCGGGCATCGCCCCCGTGCAGGCGCTCGCGACCAACAAGCTCGCGTCGGTGTTCGGCACCGCCACCAGCAGCGTCACCTACTACCGTCGAGCGAAGCCCGACATTCGCACGGCGCTGCCGATGGCGGCGATCGCCCTGGCGGGTTCATTCGGCGGAGCCGCCGTGGCCACGGTGCTGCCACCCGCCGCCTTCAAACCGATCATCGTCGTCGCACTTCTCGCCGTGGCGCTGTTCACGGTGTTCAGACCCCAGATGGGGGCGGCCACACGCTTGCGGTTCTCCGGCCGCAGACATCACATCATGGCAGGCGCGGCGGGTCTCGTGATCGGCTTCTACGACGGCATGATCGGTCCTGGTACCGGGACGTTCCTCGTCATCACGCTCGTCGCGCTCATGGGATACGACTTCCTCCAGGCCAGCGCCAAGGCGAAGATCGTCAACCTCGCCACGAACGCCGGTGCGTTGCTGCTGTTCATCCCGCACGGCTCGGTGCTGTGGCTGCTCGGAGGGATCCTCGCCGTCGCGAACGTCGCCGGAAGCTACCTGGGGTCGCGGATGGCCATCTCCCGCGGCACGAAGTTCATCCGCGTGGTGTTCCTCATCGTCGTGGTCGCGCTGATCGGGAAGCTCGGTGTCGACGTGTGGAACGAGAACATCATCCCCGGTCTCGCCCTGCTCCGCTGA
- a CDS encoding serine hydrolase domain-containing protein has protein sequence MVNGAPGSAWASIRVVSTDAAEERQVVGTPASDDATPLEPRHVFDLASLTKVFTTVAVLRLVEAGVVDLDAPVSDVLTVGEGADAGTITLRHLLTHTAGLPAECGGWRDGLFGDDLRAAALRSGLQAAPGEMHLYSDIGFIAVGELLERASGRALDALVAEAADALGADDLTWRPDPAFAVATEWQPHRGLVRGEVHDELAHALGRPAGHAGLFGTVDDVAALARMIRDEGEGGRARVLSTESVRLMTTPIARADAGYGQAVGLRVRDAGWMGDVDAVGHTGFTGTCFAVRPSTGGLGVLLTNRVHPSRVDTDLSDVRRTFLAPLGAAAESIS, from the coding sequence ATGGTGAACGGCGCCCCGGGGTCCGCATGGGCGTCGATCAGGGTCGTCAGCACTGACGCCGCGGAGGAACGTCAGGTCGTCGGCACCCCGGCGTCCGACGACGCGACGCCGCTGGAGCCGCGGCACGTGTTCGACCTCGCCTCACTGACGAAGGTGTTCACCACGGTCGCGGTCCTGCGCCTGGTGGAGGCGGGCGTCGTCGATCTCGACGCGCCGGTCTCCGACGTCCTGACGGTCGGAGAGGGGGCGGATGCCGGGACGATCACTCTGCGGCATCTGCTCACCCACACGGCGGGGCTGCCGGCGGAGTGCGGTGGCTGGCGGGACGGTCTCTTCGGTGACGATCTGCGGGCGGCGGCGCTGCGCAGTGGGCTGCAGGCTGCGCCCGGCGAGATGCACCTGTACTCGGACATCGGGTTCATCGCCGTCGGAGAGCTGCTGGAGCGCGCCTCCGGCCGGGCTCTGGACGCACTGGTCGCCGAGGCAGCCGACGCGCTCGGTGCGGACGATCTCACCTGGCGCCCGGATCCCGCGTTCGCCGTCGCGACGGAGTGGCAGCCCCATCGCGGGCTCGTCCGCGGGGAGGTGCACGACGAGCTCGCGCACGCCCTCGGGCGGCCCGCCGGTCACGCCGGGCTCTTCGGCACGGTCGACGACGTCGCCGCGCTCGCGCGGATGATCCGTGACGAAGGGGAGGGAGGGCGCGCGCGCGTTCTTTCCACCGAGAGCGTCCGGCTCATGACGACGCCGATCGCCCGCGCCGACGCCGGGTACGGGCAGGCCGTCGGGCTGCGCGTACGGGACGCCGGATGGATGGGCGACGTGGATGCCGTGGGGCACACCGGGTTCACCGGAACCTGCTTCGCGGTCCGACCGTCGACCGGCGGTCTCGGCGTCCTGCTCACCAACCGCGTGCATCCGAGCAGGGTGGACACGGATCTCAGCGACGTCCGGCGAACGTTCCTCGCACCCCTCGGCGCCGCGGCGGAATCGATCTCATAG
- a CDS encoding carbohydrate ABC transporter permease: MALTIPLRRREKAGRSRTGIALTTPTALMFVLPAAALFAVLILYPMLAALSYSFFDWQGTKQGGFAGVGNYITLLTKEPYASELWNAFGHNLLLFAGAIVFQNSLGLGIATLLHRRGRSKRFFQTIFALPYLVSPMVIGYLWSLMLSPLFGPVNAILRGVGLESLALPWLGDPNLAIWVIVFVSAWQWIGFPILLYGAALGGIPEEIEEAASLDGATAGKRFRYITLPMLTPTIGIITVLTFIGSMESMAIPFALAGSNGAPAGSTDVMMLLFYRTAFESGNPNSIGVSSALATVLFIFIMVISVVITSSMRRAERKLF, translated from the coding sequence ATGGCTCTGACAATCCCGCTGCGCCGGCGTGAGAAGGCAGGACGGTCCCGAACGGGAATCGCCCTGACGACTCCGACCGCGTTGATGTTCGTCCTTCCGGCGGCGGCGCTGTTCGCCGTGCTGATCCTGTATCCGATGCTCGCCGCCCTGAGCTACTCGTTCTTCGACTGGCAGGGGACCAAGCAGGGCGGTTTCGCCGGCGTCGGCAACTACATCACCCTGCTGACCAAGGAGCCGTACGCGTCCGAGCTCTGGAACGCGTTCGGCCACAACCTGCTGCTGTTCGCCGGCGCGATCGTGTTCCAGAACTCATTGGGCCTCGGCATCGCCACGCTGCTGCACCGCAGGGGGCGCAGCAAGCGCTTCTTCCAGACGATCTTCGCCCTGCCGTACCTCGTCAGCCCCATGGTGATCGGCTACCTGTGGTCGCTGATGCTCTCCCCACTTTTCGGTCCGGTCAATGCGATCCTGCGCGGCGTCGGGCTCGAGAGTCTCGCCCTGCCGTGGCTCGGCGACCCGAATCTCGCGATCTGGGTGATCGTGTTCGTCAGCGCATGGCAGTGGATCGGGTTCCCGATCCTCCTGTACGGGGCAGCGCTGGGCGGCATCCCCGAGGAGATCGAGGAGGCGGCGTCCCTCGACGGCGCCACCGCAGGCAAGCGGTTCCGCTACATCACCCTTCCCATGCTCACCCCGACGATCGGCATCATCACGGTGCTCACCTTCATCGGGAGCATGGAGTCGATGGCGATCCCGTTCGCGCTCGCCGGATCCAACGGGGCGCCCGCAGGATCGACGGACGTCATGATGCTGCTGTTCTACCGGACGGCCTTCGAATCCGGTAACCCGAACTCGATCGGCGTCTCGTCCGCCCTCGCCACCGTCCTGTTCATCTTCATCATGGTGATCTCGGTCGTGATCACCTCCTCGATGCGCCGAGCCGAACGAAAGCTGTTCTGA
- a CDS encoding amino acid ABC transporter ATP-binding protein, with translation MSTDLIDIHAPAIEVRGLVKTFGDNEVLKSIDLTVTAGEVVCVIGPSGSGKSTLLRSINLLEAPTGGEILVEGIDITDEDTDIDRVRTRIGMVFQSFNLFPHLNVLDNLTLAQRRVLKRSKVESEKVAHAMLDRVGLREKAAAFPGHLSGGQQQRVAIARALCMNPDMMLFDEPTSALDPELVGEVLQVMRSLADEGMTMLVVTHEMGFAREVGSRLIFMDGGVIVEQGNPREVLANPQHPRTQDFLSRVL, from the coding sequence ATGAGCACCGATCTGATCGACATCCACGCCCCCGCCATCGAGGTGCGCGGGCTGGTCAAGACCTTCGGCGACAACGAGGTGCTCAAGAGCATCGACTTGACCGTCACCGCGGGCGAGGTCGTCTGCGTGATCGGGCCGTCCGGCTCGGGGAAGTCGACGCTCCTGCGCTCGATCAACCTGCTCGAAGCGCCGACCGGCGGAGAGATCCTCGTCGAGGGAATCGACATCACCGATGAGGACACGGACATCGACCGGGTGCGCACCCGCATCGGCATGGTGTTCCAGAGCTTCAACCTCTTCCCGCACCTCAACGTGCTCGACAACCTCACCCTCGCCCAGCGACGGGTGCTGAAGCGTTCGAAGGTGGAGTCCGAGAAGGTCGCGCACGCCATGCTCGATCGCGTCGGCCTGCGCGAGAAGGCTGCGGCGTTCCCCGGTCACCTGTCCGGCGGTCAACAGCAGCGCGTGGCGATCGCCCGCGCGCTGTGCATGAACCCCGACATGATGCTGTTCGACGAGCCCACCTCGGCCCTCGACCCCGAGCTCGTCGGTGAGGTGCTGCAGGTGATGCGGTCCCTTGCGGACGAGGGGATGACGATGCTCGTCGTCACGCACGAGATGGGCTTCGCCCGTGAGGTCGGCAGTCGCCTGATCTTCATGGACGGCGGCGTCATCGTCGAGCAGGGCAACCCTCGCGAGGTCCTCGCCAACCCGCAGCATCCGCGGACGCAGGACTTCCTCTCCCGCGTCCTCTAG
- the aspS gene encoding aspartate--tRNA ligase: MLRTHTTGSLRAENIGQTVTLTGWVDRRRDHGGVAFIDLRDASGIAQVVIRDEEVAHPLRSEFVLKVTGEVSQRPEGNANPNLPTGDIEVIATEVEVLNESAPLPFQVSTGLGESESVGEDVRFAYRYLDMRRPSAASALRLRSKVYKAIRDELDAREFVEVETPTLTRSTPEGARDFVVPARLHPGSWYALPQSPQLFKQLLMVGGVEKYYQIARCYRDEDFRADRQPEFTQLDIEMSFVDQEDVIEMMESLIVAMWATIDVTVQTPIPRITYADAMAKYGSDKPDLRFGLELVEATDYFSETTFRVFQAEYVGAVRMPGGASQPRKQLDAWQDWAKQRGARGLAYVLFNEDGSLGGPVAKNLSEKEQAGLAALTGAEPGDCVFFAAGSAKDSRALLGAARVEIGRRLGLLDPDTFAFTWVVDAPMFEPAADAVASGDVAVGAGAWTAVHHAFTGPKPEFADTFDTDPGSALAYAYDIVCNGSELGGGSIRIHREDVQKRVFEVMGISDEVANEQFGFLLDAFKFGAPPHGGIALGMDRVMQHLTKTESIREVIAFPKTGNGFDPLTSAPAPITPEQRAEAGVDFVPEDDES, encoded by the coding sequence GTGCTTCGCACTCACACGACCGGCTCCCTGCGAGCCGAGAACATCGGTCAGACCGTCACCCTCACGGGGTGGGTCGATCGTCGTCGTGACCACGGAGGAGTCGCTTTCATCGATCTGCGCGATGCCTCGGGCATCGCGCAGGTGGTCATCCGCGACGAAGAGGTGGCGCATCCGCTGCGCAGCGAGTTCGTCCTGAAGGTCACCGGCGAGGTGTCGCAGCGCCCTGAGGGCAACGCGAACCCGAACCTGCCCACCGGCGACATCGAGGTCATCGCGACCGAGGTGGAGGTGCTCAACGAGTCCGCCCCGCTGCCGTTCCAGGTCTCCACCGGCCTCGGCGAGAGTGAGAGCGTCGGCGAGGACGTGCGTTTCGCGTATCGCTATCTCGACATGCGCCGCCCGTCCGCGGCATCCGCTCTTCGCCTCCGCTCGAAGGTGTACAAGGCGATCCGCGACGAGCTCGACGCTCGGGAGTTCGTCGAGGTCGAGACCCCGACCCTCACCCGCTCCACGCCGGAGGGCGCCCGCGACTTCGTCGTGCCTGCGCGCCTGCACCCCGGCAGCTGGTACGCCCTGCCGCAGAGCCCGCAGCTGTTCAAGCAGCTACTCATGGTCGGTGGCGTCGAGAAGTACTACCAGATCGCCCGCTGCTACCGCGATGAGGACTTCCGCGCCGACCGCCAGCCGGAGTTCACGCAGCTCGACATCGAGATGAGCTTCGTCGACCAGGAGGACGTCATCGAGATGATGGAGTCCCTCATCGTCGCGATGTGGGCCACCATCGACGTCACGGTGCAGACCCCGATCCCGCGCATCACCTACGCCGACGCGATGGCGAAGTACGGCTCGGACAAGCCGGACCTACGCTTCGGTCTCGAGCTCGTCGAGGCGACCGACTACTTCTCCGAGACGACGTTCCGCGTCTTCCAGGCGGAGTACGTCGGCGCGGTCCGCATGCCCGGCGGTGCGTCACAGCCCCGCAAGCAGCTGGACGCCTGGCAGGACTGGGCCAAGCAGCGCGGAGCCCGCGGCCTCGCCTACGTGCTGTTCAACGAGGATGGCTCGCTCGGCGGCCCCGTGGCGAAGAACCTGTCCGAGAAGGAGCAGGCCGGGCTCGCCGCCCTCACGGGCGCGGAGCCCGGTGACTGCGTGTTCTTCGCCGCAGGTTCGGCGAAGGACTCCCGTGCACTGCTCGGCGCCGCGCGCGTCGAGATCGGTCGCCGTCTCGGACTGCTCGACCCCGACACGTTCGCGTTCACCTGGGTCGTCGACGCTCCGATGTTCGAGCCGGCAGCGGATGCCGTCGCATCCGGTGACGTCGCCGTCGGCGCTGGCGCGTGGACGGCCGTCCACCACGCCTTCACGGGGCCGAAGCCCGAGTTCGCCGACACGTTCGACACGGACCCCGGTTCGGCACTGGCCTACGCGTACGACATCGTCTGCAACGGCTCCGAGCTCGGCGGCGGGTCGATCCGTATCCACCGCGAGGACGTTCAGAAGCGCGTGTTCGAGGTCATGGGCATCAGCGACGAGGTCGCGAACGAGCAGTTCGGCTTCCTCCTCGACGCGTTCAAGTTCGGCGCTCCCCCGCACGGCGGGATCGCCCTCGGCATGGACCGGGTGATGCAGCACCTCACCAAGACGGAGTCGATCCGCGAGGTCATCGCGTTCCCGAAGACGGGCAACGGGTTCGACCCGCTGACCTCCGCACCCGCGCCGATCACGCCCGAGCAGCGCGCCGAGGCCGGCGTCGACTTCGTTCCCGAGGACGACGAGTCCTGA
- a CDS encoding amino acid ABC transporter permease, which translates to MALRRTQKQKLYRYTVYVVLAALLVWGLVTADWARLGPLFFNPEVALKMLPGIITTGLVNTLWFTAVAFLGGLLLGIVLALMKMSIIAPFRWIATVWIELFRGLPALLTIFAIAYILPIAVGVRNQDLGGPVVLGLVGLILVASAYMAETIRAGLQAVPKGQTEASRSLGMSPMKTTFWIVIPQGFRIIIPPLTNEFVLLLKDTSLLFIAGSFIWSKELTTFARDATTQNGNATPLIMAALLYLVVTIPLTRFSAWLERRMARQR; encoded by the coding sequence ATGGCGTTGAGGCGCACGCAGAAACAGAAGCTCTACCGCTACACCGTTTACGTGGTGCTGGCCGCCCTGCTCGTGTGGGGACTGGTGACAGCGGATTGGGCGCGGCTCGGGCCGCTGTTCTTCAACCCCGAGGTCGCGCTCAAGATGCTCCCGGGCATCATCACGACCGGCCTGGTGAACACGCTGTGGTTCACCGCGGTGGCGTTCCTCGGCGGTCTCCTGCTGGGGATCGTGCTGGCGCTCATGAAGATGTCGATCATCGCGCCGTTCCGGTGGATCGCGACGGTGTGGATCGAGCTCTTCCGCGGGCTTCCCGCGCTGTTGACGATCTTCGCCATCGCCTACATCCTTCCGATCGCCGTCGGGGTGCGCAATCAGGATCTCGGCGGCCCGGTGGTCCTCGGCCTGGTCGGTCTCATCCTCGTCGCCTCGGCGTACATGGCGGAGACCATCAGGGCGGGCCTCCAGGCCGTGCCGAAGGGGCAGACGGAGGCGTCGCGTTCACTCGGCATGTCCCCGATGAAGACCACCTTCTGGATCGTCATCCCGCAGGGGTTCCGGATCATCATCCCGCCGCTGACCAACGAGTTCGTGCTGCTGCTCAAGGACACGTCGCTGCTGTTCATCGCGGGAAGCTTCATCTGGTCGAAGGAGCTCACCACCTTCGCCCGTGACGCGACCACCCAGAACGGTAACGCGACCCCTCTGATCATGGCGGCCCTGCTCTACCTGGTCGTGACGATTCCCCTCACGCGTTTCAGCGCGTGGCTCGAGCGACGAATGGCGAGGCAGCGATGA
- a CDS encoding carbohydrate ABC transporter permease, with the protein MSTLLTTREEPTTEAVVAGRPAPARRRRRTSDTPLIGRVLANVFLWGYALIAIGPLLLMVNNSLRSQQQIASEPLGLPFPATFTSFQKAWVTASFDTYFINSITVTVGSVIVTTVVSMLAAYAFARARAKFFRGIEAVFLSGLMLPVHLAILPLFYLLDSLKMTSNVFSLILVYGALGIPFTTFVLTVFFRALPIELEEAARIDGAGPLRTFVMILLPLVRPALATVIVFRFVPVWNDFFYPLILLRDRNSYTLPVGLTRFFGEYSTDWPQLFAGLTIATIPLVVLFLLATKQIISGLTSGMSK; encoded by the coding sequence ATGAGCACTCTGCTGACCACACGCGAAGAGCCGACCACCGAGGCCGTCGTCGCCGGCAGACCCGCCCCTGCGCGGCGGCGCCGGCGCACGTCGGACACTCCTCTCATCGGGCGCGTCCTGGCGAACGTGTTCCTGTGGGGCTACGCCCTGATCGCGATCGGGCCGCTGCTGCTGATGGTGAACAACTCGCTGCGCAGCCAGCAGCAGATCGCCTCCGAGCCGCTCGGACTGCCGTTCCCTGCAACCTTCACGAGCTTCCAGAAGGCCTGGGTCACGGCATCCTTCGACACCTACTTCATCAACTCGATCACGGTCACCGTCGGGTCGGTGATCGTCACCACCGTGGTGTCGATGCTCGCCGCCTACGCGTTCGCACGGGCGCGGGCGAAGTTCTTCCGCGGCATCGAGGCGGTGTTCCTCTCCGGGCTCATGCTGCCGGTGCACCTCGCGATCCTGCCGCTGTTTTACCTGCTGGACTCCCTGAAGATGACCAGCAACGTCTTCAGCCTCATCCTCGTGTACGGCGCGCTCGGCATCCCCTTCACCACGTTCGTGCTGACGGTGTTCTTCCGCGCACTCCCGATCGAGCTGGAGGAGGCGGCCCGCATCGACGGCGCAGGTCCCCTCCGCACCTTCGTGATGATCCTGCTGCCGCTGGTGCGACCCGCGCTCGCCACCGTCATCGTCTTCCGGTTCGTGCCGGTGTGGAACGACTTCTTCTACCCGCTGATCCTGCTGCGCGACCGCAACTCGTACACGCTGCCGGTCGGGCTCACCCGGTTCTTCGGTGAGTACTCGACGGACTGGCCGCAGCTCTTCGCCGGTCTGACGATCGCGACGATCCCTCTGGTGGTGCTGTTCCTGCTCGCCACCAAGCAGATCATCAGCGGCCTCACGTCGGGCATGAGCAAGTGA
- a CDS encoding DUF5684 domain-containing protein has product MDWNLISEQMVSTNTMWVSIIFYVIYAITMWKVFVKAGYPGILALIPIVNWVFLVKIAGMSGWFALLYLIPFVNVIFAIVVAIKEGRNFGKGGVFSFFLLWLFPFIGHLIIGFGSATYRKV; this is encoded by the coding sequence GTGGACTGGAATCTGATCAGCGAGCAGATGGTCTCGACGAACACGATGTGGGTGAGCATCATCTTCTACGTGATCTACGCGATCACGATGTGGAAGGTCTTCGTGAAGGCGGGCTACCCCGGCATCCTCGCTCTGATCCCGATCGTCAACTGGGTCTTCCTCGTCAAGATCGCTGGGATGTCCGGCTGGTTCGCGCTGCTGTACCTGATCCCGTTCGTGAACGTCATCTTCGCGATCGTCGTGGCCATCAAGGAGGGCAGGAACTTCGGAAAGGGCGGGGTGTTCTCGTTCTTCCTGCTCTGGTTGTTCCCGTTCATCGGCCACCTCATCATCGGCTTCGGATCGGCCACCTACCGGAAGGTCTGA
- a CDS encoding ABC transporter substrate-binding protein gives MHDTVVAADLAAVLHTERNLMRHRSIRLAFTAGLVVTGLAVAGCAPASDAGEDDVTLTIWSWQASSSPKWEAVFDVYEESHPGVTIEFEGFQPTEYNQILATGLEGSDGPDIAMLRAYGGIQSAIQSEQIVPIDDIVDGLDQFDPIVLRAAQGREDGATYGVPFAYQTMQMFYNKTMFDEMGLEEPTTWDEFIDLQESLLDEGMTPMALGAREDWVLPMFHDIVGASRYGGAEFEEKVLAGETDFTDADYVASLQIVKDMQKYLDKNVNAIAVADAVLQFTSGQAAQWPGGSFDLPTFQDSAPDTEWGVYEVPPAPDSILDHAVTPGYADGSFGINASSDKQEAATELLNWMTTVEFGQLVADEVDQFSALPGVEYSDPLMQEMNEAYTANPAPYLLLVDFRYGDPTGTAVLGPDVQAMFLGDKTPEQLGADLQSGIATWFTPAS, from the coding sequence ATGCACGACACCGTTGTCGCCGCCGATCTCGCGGCGGTGCTTCACACCGAGAGGAACCTCATGCGTCATCGTTCGATCCGCCTTGCGTTCACCGCAGGCCTCGTCGTCACAGGTCTCGCCGTCGCCGGCTGCGCGCCGGCATCCGATGCAGGTGAGGATGACGTCACTCTCACGATCTGGTCGTGGCAGGCCTCCTCCTCGCCGAAGTGGGAGGCGGTCTTCGACGTCTACGAGGAGTCGCACCCCGGTGTGACCATCGAGTTCGAGGGCTTCCAGCCCACCGAGTACAACCAGATCCTCGCCACCGGGCTCGAGGGCAGCGACGGCCCTGACATCGCCATGCTCCGCGCCTACGGCGGCATCCAGTCCGCCATCCAGTCCGAGCAGATCGTGCCGATCGATGACATCGTCGACGGGCTCGACCAGTTCGATCCGATCGTCCTGCGCGCCGCGCAGGGACGCGAGGACGGTGCCACATACGGCGTGCCCTTCGCCTACCAGACGATGCAGATGTTCTACAACAAGACGATGTTCGACGAGATGGGCCTTGAAGAGCCGACCACGTGGGATGAGTTCATCGACCTGCAGGAGTCCCTCCTCGACGAGGGCATGACCCCGATGGCACTCGGGGCCCGTGAGGACTGGGTCCTGCCGATGTTCCACGACATCGTCGGAGCGTCGCGCTACGGCGGTGCCGAGTTCGAGGAGAAGGTGCTCGCAGGTGAGACCGACTTCACCGACGCGGACTATGTCGCCTCGCTGCAGATCGTCAAGGACATGCAGAAGTACCTCGACAAGAACGTCAACGCCATCGCCGTGGCGGATGCCGTGCTGCAGTTCACCTCTGGCCAGGCCGCGCAGTGGCCGGGCGGTTCGTTCGATCTGCCCACCTTCCAGGACTCCGCTCCGGACACGGAGTGGGGCGTCTACGAGGTGCCCCCGGCTCCGGACAGCATCCTCGACCACGCGGTGACCCCCGGCTACGCCGACGGCAGCTTCGGCATCAACGCGTCCAGCGACAAGCAGGAGGCCGCGACCGAACTGCTCAACTGGATGACGACCGTGGAGTTCGGCCAGCTCGTCGCCGACGAGGTCGACCAGTTCTCCGCGCTCCCCGGCGTCGAGTACTCCGACCCGCTGATGCAGGAGATGAACGAGGCGTACACCGCCAACCCCGCCCCGTACCTTCTGCTGGTGGACTTCCGCTACGGCGACCCGACCGGAACGGCCGTGCTCGGCCCGGACGTCCAGGCGATGTTCCTCGGTGACAAGACGCCGGAGCAGCTCGGTGCCGACCTCCAGTCGGGCATCGCGACCTGGTTCACCCCCGCATCCTGA
- a CDS encoding transporter substrate-binding domain-containing protein — protein MTRRRHIFLGIALAATASLTLAGCAGGGNDAGDDAPASSGDEYGLVEAGSLTICSDIPYAPFEFEGGDNGTGYTGFDIDLLDAIAKKLDLKLAVQDVGFDALQSGTTLASGTCDLGASAMTITDERKANLDFSDPYYDSLQSLLVRTDSGIESIDDLDGKIVGVQQGTTGESYAAEKAPGAELLQLPSDGELWPAIQAGTIDAILQDQPVNLEHEKADSTYKIVEEYNTDEQYGFAFAKGEKQALLEAVNSALQELRDSGEYDTIYDTYFTAN, from the coding sequence ATGACTCGACGCCGTCACATCTTCCTCGGCATCGCCCTCGCGGCGACGGCCTCCCTCACCCTCGCCGGTTGCGCCGGCGGCGGAAACGACGCGGGCGACGACGCTCCTGCGTCCAGCGGAGACGAGTACGGCCTGGTCGAGGCGGGGTCGCTGACGATCTGCTCCGACATCCCCTACGCTCCCTTCGAGTTCGAGGGCGGCGACAACGGCACCGGCTACACCGGTTTCGACATCGACCTGCTCGACGCGATCGCCAAGAAGCTCGACCTGAAGCTCGCCGTCCAGGACGTCGGATTCGACGCTCTGCAGTCCGGCACCACCCTCGCGTCCGGCACGTGCGACCTCGGCGCATCCGCCATGACGATCACGGACGAGCGCAAGGCGAACCTCGACTTCTCCGACCCGTACTACGACTCGCTGCAGTCGCTGCTGGTGCGCACCGACTCCGGCATCGAGTCCATCGATGACCTCGACGGCAAGATCGTCGGCGTCCAGCAGGGCACGACCGGCGAGTCCTACGCCGCCGAGAAGGCCCCCGGCGCTGAGCTGCTGCAGCTGCCGTCCGACGGCGAGCTGTGGCCGGCGATCCAGGCCGGCACGATCGATGCGATCCTGCAGGACCAGCCGGTGAACCTCGAGCACGAGAAGGCCGACTCGACCTACAAGATCGTCGAGGAGTACAACACCGACGAGCAGTACGGCTTCGCTTTCGCCAAGGGCGAGAAGCAGGCGCTGCTCGAGGCCGTCAACTCGGCCCTGCAGGAGCTGCGCGACAGCGGCGAGTACGACACGATCTACGACACGTACTTCACCGCGAACTGA